One Streptomyces umbrinus genomic window, CGGAGCCCCCATGACCACCGCCGTCGCCCCCACCCGCCCGGGCCAGGTAATCGCCGACCTGCTCCCCGCCTCCCGCGTAAGGGACGCCGCACTCGTGGCAGGCGGCGCCGCGCTCACGGGCCTCGCGGCCCAGATAGCGGTCCCGGTCCCGGGCTCCCCGGTCCCGGTGACGGGCCAGACCTTCGCGGCCCTCCTCGTGGGCACCGCACTCGGCACCGGCCGAGGCCTCGCCTCCCTCGCGATCTACGCGCTGCTGGGTCTGGCAGGCGTCCCGTGGTTCGCCGAGGGCAGCGCCGGCGCCACCGTGTCCTTCGGCTACATCCTCGGCATGCTGCTCGCGGCCACCGTCGTGGGCGCCCTCGCCCGCCGCGGCGCCGACCGCTCGGTCGTACGCATGGCCGGCACGATGCTCCTGGGCGAGGCGATCATCTACGCGATCGGCGTCCCGTACCTGGCGTTCGCCGCCGACATGACGCTGACCCAGGCCATCGCGGCGGGCCTCACCCCGTTCCTCCTCGGC contains:
- a CDS encoding biotin transporter BioY — encoded protein: MTTAVAPTRPGQVIADLLPASRVRDAALVAGGAALTGLAAQIAVPVPGSPVPVTGQTFAALLVGTALGTGRGLASLAIYALLGLAGVPWFAEGSAGATVSFGYILGMLLAATVVGALARRGADRSVVRMAGTMLLGEAIIYAIGVPYLAFAADMTLTQAIAAGLTPFLLGDALKAALAMGVLPTAWKFVKREG